The nucleotide sequence CCTGTTCTTGTAGGAACCAGTATTATTACTATGTAATGTCGCCTGAATTACATGCATGACTTTACTTTTATATTGTTATGTTTTGGCACTCAGAGCGCTTGGTTACAGTTGGAGAAAACCCTGAAATGCAAACTTTATCTTGGCATGAAATTAAGTACAGCGATGTGGATGTTAAGAATAACGTAACTGGACCCATAGGGGGCGTGGAGGTTCTCTACATGATCTGGTAGGGGGGGCAGAGGCCTCGAGGATGTGGTATCTTTCCTGTTTAATTCACTGTAGATGTTGTGACTTTTCTTATATCCCAACCTTAGAAATTATGTTTTGCAAGTGTGGATTATGTTCACTGTGAACACTTTCTGAAGTGGTGAAAGTCGGATATTTCTGTGCAACATGGAAGTCAAAGCAGTGGGTGTACAAAAAGCAGAACACCGGAGACTGTGGTTTGGATTCTGTAGGTGTGGGCTGCAAAGCATTTGATTAAGGTTAGATGAAGATTGTGGTTTAGGTTAGATGTTCTGTACGAAGGATGACTGATAAGTTAACAGCTCTCATTACGAGCATGAAGGCCGGTGTTGCGCGCTGTCTCAGATGGTGCTAAGTTgcacctgaaacagaaacaccacaaaTGTTATTAACGTAACATGATCACACAGAGGTAATGAGAGCTGtctaactcatctccttctacctcaGGCCACAGACTTATCAGTCAAACCTTTATATCTTTATAAACATAAAGGATAGAGGTAAGACACTTCACCCTGCAGAGAGGATTACAGCGACTTGTTTACACAGAGGTTTCTTTTTCACACCTGAGATGACACTTGATGATTTTCTTACATTAGATGTTATCGTAAGTCTACTGTATACCCTCTGGCTTTGTTGTACTTTTTTATCTGATCCGTTGTTTGACCAgaaattaatcaaaacaaaaaacaaaataagaacaAACACTTGCACTGTTACACACTTCCTTCGCTGATTTATTCCCATGTGAAAGATGAGTGACATGGAAAAACAGTGATTCCTTTGAAACTGATACCGCCACATTTACATGCAGCGTCTGTAAGGACGACTTTCTCTTCCCCCACTTATAGTATTGAGGAAGTTGACACCAGTCTCACTACACAGTGGTCTCTGTATGCTTACAAAAAGATTAACCAATCTTTAATTTGTACGCTATTAGACGTATTTCTATAACCTTTTATTGCATCATCAGGAGTAAATATTTGACTGTGCATACACTGCAAGTGCTAATGGAGCATTTGCAGAGAGAGTTTCGGTTTCTTGTAAATCGCTGTTTGGCTGTTTGCCTGTCTGACTTATTTGTCTGCTGTATTTAATCTCCCGGAGTTTCCCTGCAGAAGCAgttacaggaaaataaaaaaaagttgataGACCTGAAGTATTGCCTGCAGAAGGACATCTGGAAAGAATCCAGGCGGTAGTCTTTGCCCAAGTGCATTATTCAGCTAAGTGTAATTGGGATGTGCATGTCATTACTGGACTGACAGCAGGGAACGTGCTTTGCCTTCCCTGAGGTGCCTTTGAAGACTGTTCAATAGAGGATTTTAGTCTATAAAAACCTGTGGCGACATGCCAAACGTGCAGTCTCATCAAGGCCAAGGACTGACATCTTTAATGCTTTATctaatatatacatttattaaCACCAGGAGGTGGTTAAaggcaaacaaacatttgaattattCTTTTTAtgtgtaagaaaaaagaaacaaacatcacgactctgcagctctggttttgtttttcaaagaaacaacagaCGGGGATGTTTCCCACAGCAGTGTCTGATTCTGAGGTCGATGACAGACTGGGACAGAAATTCAGCCTTGAACTTCCGCCAGGGGTGGGGGATTTtgggggggggtgtgtgtgctCGGGTCGATGACAGTTGAGAGATGGTTGTGATTGGTCCCAGTGAGAAAGATGAGACACAGATGCAGCATGCTCTCATGTGCATAAAGCCGTAACAGATCGTGCTCCTGCCCACCGGGCGGTCTACAGGGATTTGTCCTGGTATTCCAGAGCGACAGAACCAGCAGGTGCTGCTGTCAACTTCCGTGGTGGTCACAGCCATGTATAATCTACAAATGTTGATGCAATTAATGatattcagcagcagagaaaacttgcCAAGAGCCCCTTTAAATCCCAAATTTAATCAACATGTTTGACTCATTCAGCAGCTAAACACACTTATTCTTTCTCCAATGCATATAAAACATCTTCGGGAAAGTTCGTCCCAGCACTGCTGCAGAAGTTCCCAGAAATGTACTGCACTTGTAGTTTCCTTTGCTTCCACCGTCTGTACAGTTCATCCCAAACCAGACAGATGAGGCTTACGTCTGGAGACGGTGCTGGTCTTCCATCATGTGAAGCCACTTTTTCCTCTAATAATGAGGATCAATATCTCGCTGTAGGATGAACCCCTGACCAACCAACCGGTCTTTGTCCTTTGTCACTGCCTTTTTCTCACCGTTCTGTTAGAAATACTGTttcctgcagtgcagtgttgtcCTAATAATCACAGTTTGTAGTTGCACAGTTGCATTGCCTTGGTAAAGACAGAGGGTTTGGTCGTAACTGACGCAAGTTCGAGCACCTGTACGAGATGTTTGCCTTAACTCTGCTGCAGACAAGCTGCTTAAATTAAGTGGTTTACTTTGGTGCTTTGCAGGGCATTTCGCTGTGCTTTCCATCAAAAGGACATCTGCAACAAATCTGTTCTGGGGCAGTTGTAAATAAATGCTGAGGGAGTTTATTTCTGGGGGGGGTTTGGTGGTCACCTCCCCCACATGCATTGTGGGAACTCCACAGGATGCTCTTGGACATTTGGAGCCTTGTTCTTGGGTCTTGAGGACACTTTGTGGCTGTGAGCTCGGGGACGCTGTCCTGTCATGAGAAGGTCAAATGTTGAGAAGGACTTCCTGTTCTCTAACACTGTTAGGTCCCAGATTTCAGTAAGAGCTTTATCTCTGCACCCACAATATGTAGACATGAGTCAACCTTGAATACACAATCTAGTCTTCACAATACAGTCAGGCTTGTGTAATATCCTGtatcacacaaagaaaagcttCAGTTTTAGGCCTATTTTGATGATTGTTTCATATACAGCGTAGCAGGAAAGAGCTCAGTTGTTCTTGGGAAAATAAATGAtgccattcacacacaaacctcaGGATCCCTTAATAGACCAAAGTTGACTTCTAGGCTACGATTATGTTGTAAATGCTGCTAATAATTAAGATAAGAATCAGATACATTTTTGGattgtttctgcttttttttgttttaccctTTACACAGACAGTCATTCATTCACCTTCCACCAAACAAGAAGCAGAAGTGCAGAAAGGACCTTGGACAGTGAAGATCTTCTTTTATCACATGAAATAAGTCAGTCTGAAATGTCTGACTCATATCTGAGCATAAAGCATAAACAGCAACAGATTTATTATGCACACAGTTGGACATTTATGAGGAAATTACTGTATAATCAAAGCCTCCTCTGTCACAAACTGCTGTCGCTCTGGCTCAAACCCAACGGTTTCCGCCCTGAAGCTGCTCTGCATCTCACAATAAATGATTGTTGCCAGGCAGGGTAATGCCCATGTGGGTGAGTACCGTGGGGGTAGAGAGAGCTCCGAGCAGtgtaggaaaacacacacacttagacaaTACACCAACAAATGCAGTAAACATCTTCAGACACTTTGACACCACATGTCACAATACACTCAGAGAGTACACAGTAAAGTTACAACACAAATTTCTAAGATTAGATGTTTACTTTTCACTGTGCTTGAAGTTTTTCTTGACTTTTGAAAGTCGAGGTGCCGTCAGTCGGTCGTATCACACAGTCATCGACTTCTATGATTCACTGACGAGTGAGTAAACtttatctgctgatgaagacgATGTGGGACGGTTCTCTGGCTCCGGAGCAAGTGACGCATGAGTTAAGAGGTTTTTAGtcaagtatttatttaaatttaatttatttgcaaCATACCAATAATGAGATTTTTACTAATTACCAATGTGTTTATCTTATTTCTATGTTCCCTGGGacattgtttctgttgtcttgtgcaaactgcagcatttcagtattttcttcttccttcattTCTTATATTGTTAAtgagtctgtttgttttttttgttttttttgcctctgtgttattcatttatatttgtgctctttttcattgtgtgtgtgtgtgtgtgtgtgttgttagttCATGCAGAGCGTTCCAGCTACGCTGTAGTAGCTGATTAGCATCAGCTGATTCATTCATGTTTCACCATCAGAGGCTCGTATCAGCTGCTTGGCTACAAAGTGATGATTCCCATCCAGattatgtgtttcagtgttaataaaAGGCGGCAACAAGATGttagaaaataatataaaactttattttaaaataactcTCAACAATAATTTTGATGTACACAATTCATCCCAACATTTTGTACAAAGTACACAGCTGTAAATTCAATTCAACACCTTACAGTattatgataaaaaataaacacaggcttTTACTCTCACTGACAGCATTCACAGggataatgaaaagaaaagaggagccATTCACAGATGCTCAGATTCAGTTTTACAGTAATGAGTAGAAACAAATAAAGAACTGTACATGTAACCAGCGTCTGAAGTCACTGGCACGAAGGCTCATATAAGATATCACAAAAGAGATGAAATGATTATTCCAACTGTTTTGAACATCTGCAGCACAACATGGTCATTCTGAGACTCTGAGCAGAGATGGACATAAATCTGGCTCCTGTCCTCAGCTCAGCTCTCCTTGATCTTCAGCCATCTTTTCCCAGAGACCACTCGTCCCTGCACctacagagaggaagagcagtgAGTTATGAGTCAAAGCAAAGGTGTTGTTTCCACCCTGGTTTTAAAGCTCAGCTAAGAAGGGTTCATACAAAGCATTTTGTAATTACCTCATCACTGTGCTGCTTTCTTGCTATTCAAATAGTTAATGTGGGATTTCACCCATTTGGCTTCTGTCCTTGGATCCTCAGGATGGACGACACAGACAATTCTGCCACCCTTTGTATGGAAACTGAAAGAGCAAAAGAGATACAGAGAAGTGAGATTAGGCTGCAGACTACAgagctggagaaaaaaacacatccatcCACTTTCATTAACCTTACTGGAgcaaaaattaaataaactgtgAACATTCAGCTTTCATTTACCTAATCAATACGTGTAGATATTGTAAAAATGGTGGCTACTTACGCAGTAGCGCTGATCTCACAACCGTTCCCGGCCTCCTGAATGATGTAGCTTTCAATCCTGATCAGTGGAAAAAGCTTGACAGTGGTGCTCAGACAGCAGTCCACTGCAATCTCAGCTGCAGGAGAAATAAATTCATCAGGATGAGCACCACAGTTATCTAGAGTTTCTTCTGCAAGACTTCCTTTATATTTATCATGCATGCCCTGCTCTAAAAGCACTGCTAACGTGGTCTCTGTGTGCAAGTATCTCTTACCTGCTGCAAACCCAGTGCAGACGACAACCAGCAAGAACAGAGCTGCAACTCGAGAGGCCATGTCTCTGTTTCTTCGTGGGATCTGAGCTCAGGTCGGCTTCTTCAGCGAGTCTCTTCGAGAGTGTGAAGGTGCTgctgtgaggaggagaggagagctgcaggtGCATTTATACAGGTGCGcaagagaaagtgaaagtgtgaTATCCTGCTCATTGACTGGAAGTGGAGGGGTTGGCACACGTGCCTGGTCAATCATTCCGTCACGCCTCCAAtcttttgtgtttcttgccAAAATCTTCCAGTATATCTCTTTTCCAGATCCTTCCCTGAGGCCAGTATTTATCAGGGCTTTTGCCTTTCATGAGAGACAGCTTGCACGCTCTATATGATACATATTTGCACAGGCAGGGTTCAATCCTGTGCATTATCCTGCACTGTTTTGTGCCAGCATTTAAAACTGACTTAATTGCATGGTGAAAATGACCCACTCCTTTTGATTGCATGTCAAAGCTTTTATGCATGAGAGTTGTATTTTAGGTTGAAGCACTTAATGAGCTGGAGTGTTAGTTTAAGTGTCAAAGGAGCTGAAGGAAAAGCACTGGAGTTTAAGTGTTGCTGAAAGTCACTGAAATGTCAGTTTGACAGATGCATCTGTGGTTGTGCAGCTGTATCATAAGATAAAAGACAAATATTATCCCAATGTATCAGTCTAACAGTAGTCACAGGTGGTCTTCTCAGGCGTGATGCAAGTGTCACTGGGTTTAACTACACTGCTCAGGATTGTCCTAAAGATACATCCAGAGTGAGATTAAAATCTGTATCTCTTGTGTGTATCTCTTGAAGGTTGTTTGTCCTGTAAACCAAGATATGTAATCTTTATCTTATCTCCTCACAGATCTTCCCACAGTTTATCAGTTATTGTCAGTGTGGTCACATTGTGGTTTGGGGATTTTTCGTGGAATGCGTACAGGCAGCACTTAAATTTGTGTGAATGGTGCTCGTCCGTGTgattgtttgcatgtgtgcacatgcagcCAAGTACTTGATTACAATCTGTGAGTGTGGGAGTTATTGAGCAACAGAAGAGAGACTTTTTCCCGCCAGAAGCACAGGTTTTGCCAAGAGTTGATGCAACCGCTTATATCGTCGTGTGGGATAGGACATGTGAGGATAAAGTTAGTTCACACGATGTTCTGTCTGCTACTGGGTTGATTTCCTGTCAGCCTGTTCATGTTGGCTCCTTTGATGGATTTCTATCCttttcttaaaggaatagttaaaGTAAATAACATGTTCCTCTTTTTCCTAACAATCACAAACAATTCAtcaaatgacaataaaaagtttcgctcatagtgatgaacccacagagaatcaCTTGACTCTGCAGCGCTTTATAGCATCTTTTATCTCGTTCATTTGGTTTTCTGGCCTGCAGCTTTACTGTTCTGATTCACTCCTGTGGATTTAAAAGTGTTATTCTCACCAGACTGACCAggttagagactagctggtgaacaaagtggagcatttagcagctgaaaagGAACCAACACGGAGCTAAAAGGAGAATGATATTTGACTGAGATTTGTTGGATGGACAGGAACTCTAACACAATCAATCCATATCTGCTCAATGTGTAAATAGGCCACTGTTTGCGAACATGCTGTGTTCACAGGTGGTTTTTGCTGCCCTCAAGTGTCcaaaaaaagtgttattttaGGTTTATGTGCAGCGCTGGAGAATTTCACTCGAAAGCAGATGCAAAGAGcgagtctggctctgtccaccAGTTATAAAATCCTCCGaccagcacctctgaagctcattcatttacacattatatctcatttgtttaatgcaCACAAAACCGaagtgaaaaaacaacacattgctGTTTTAACCAGAGGTTACTTGCAGGACTATTTCATGAGCACAGTATCTATCTGGAGTCTTGTTGTCATTGTCACTCTACAATAATGCTGACCTTCTCCAGTGCACTTTCATAAATGTTGTCTTCCACATTTACATACCAGTACAGGATGATGGTGAGCGAAAAGGAGAACTGGTATTACACAGAATGACGCACTTGAAAGTCAGCTGTATGATTTCTTTCACTCCTTTGACCACATAACAATAGCTCTTTTCAGAAACAAGAAGCAACTGCAGTCGTTTATCTGGAAAAATAAgccccttcctccctcctcaacCACTGAAGGTTTCTATTGTAAATATTGCTGAGAGGTTAACTTGCACATCCTGATGTAAAATGACATTCAAGCAATAAGTACACAAATattcctgtgtgtatgtggtgaaATCAGGGAAGAGGTATTTAGAAATATTGAATTACAAAACTGAATCTCTGCCAAATATGAAAACCATTACTTTTAGAACTGGATTGCACGGCAGAGTTAAGTGCTTAATGAAACATCCTTTTATCATTGCTCATTTAGATTTCTGACAACCTAAACTGTCATCGTCAGACAAATTTAGTCCAGACACAGCCGCAGGGCGTGAGGTCTCTGATGCATCCAGCAATCCGATGCAGCCTCAACAGTCAGTTATGTCAACATACCACATGTGACTGTGGATTAACTGTCGATGAAGGGTAACGATGTGAAACTGGACGTCTCAGAGCAAAACGAAGTGAACGTTTGGGTCGAAACGTGATCgtaaaaaaactaaactttgATGTGCAAAAAAAGTTCTTACTTTTTACTCACCACCTGTTCTGTTCTTTGGCCTCATTCCCAAGAAAACAGGTGGGAAGAATGAAGTTTGGCTTCTGTTTCAGCcaagaaaaatgtcacagatgatTCTGGTTGAGGACTGATTCAGAGCCTCTGTTTTGAGTCTCAAGattacagtttctttttcacCATTCTAGGAATTAAGAGACGAAAATTACCAGTTATCCACTAAATATGCACGACCAGACATCCACACTCTCCAAATCACGGATGAATTCAGATCAAgcttttagttgtttttgttacagCAGTTCTTCATTCGCATGTATGTATCCATATCACACAACCATCTTACTTTTTCCATGGTACTAGCAGTGACTCGTGTACCTCTTCTCTGGAGAAATGAGTAACCTTTAAAACCAGACCAAATCTGTGGAATTCTGTGGAAGATAAGGGTTGATAAAGACTGAAGATAAAGGCAAATGTCTGCATAAGACACAGCAAAAAAGATGATGGTTCATCTCAA is from Lates calcarifer isolate ASB-BC8 linkage group LG13, TLL_Latcal_v3, whole genome shotgun sequence and encodes:
- the LOC108887160 gene encoding C-C motif chemokine 8, which encodes MASRVAALFLLVVVCTGFAAAEIAVDCCLSTTVKLFPLIRIESYIIQEAGNGCEISATAFHTKGGRIVCVVHPEDPRTEAKWVKSHINYLNSKKAAQ